In Desulfobaccales bacterium, the following are encoded in one genomic region:
- a CDS encoding nitrous oxide reductase accessory protein NosL: protein MIISGILLSALVLLAGPAPAQPAPAPPAATPPAAEPQDLTKHPACPHCGMDREKFAHSRMLLTYSDGSESGTCSLHCAALELAVRLDKTPTSLQVADDNTKKLIAAEKAAWVIGGAKPGVMTRVAKWAFEKEADALAFIKENQGKLATFDDAMRATFEDMYEDVKMIRARRAKMGGMPPKKE from the coding sequence ATGATTATAAGTGGCATTCTCTTGTCGGCCCTGGTTCTGCTGGCAGGCCCGGCGCCAGCCCAGCCGGCTCCGGCCCCGCCGGCCGCGACGCCGCCGGCGGCCGAACCCCAGGACCTCACCAAGCACCCCGCCTGCCCGCATTGCGGCATGGACCGGGAAAAATTCGCCCACAGCCGCATGCTCCTCACCTACAGCGACGGCTCGGAGTCCGGCACCTGCAGCCTGCACTGCGCCGCCCTGGAGCTGGCGGTGCGCCTGGACAAGACGCCCACTTCCCTCCAGGTGGCCGATGATAACACCAAAAAGCTCATTGCCGCCGAGAAGGCCGCCTGGGTCATCGGCGGCGCCAAACCCGGGGTGATGACCCGGGTGGCCAAGTGGGCCTTTGAGAAGGAAGCGGACGCCCTGGCCTTCATCAAGGAAAACCAAGGCAAGCTGGCTACCTTCGATGACGCCATGCGGGCCACTTTCGAGGACATGTATGAGGACGTCAAGATGATCCGGGCCCGGCGGGCCAAGATGGGTGGCATGCCCCCTAAGAAGGAGTAG
- a CDS encoding efflux RND transporter permease subunit — protein sequence MAEAAPLLREKIKLPPGYAISWSGQYEAGRRVKERLLLAVPLTLLLILFLLYLNTRSLTKTMIVLLAVPFSAIGAIWLLYLLGYNLSVTVWVGLIALLGVDAETGIFMLLYLDLAYAQAKREGRLTGRTALRDVILEGAARRLRPKFMTAATLLLGLIPVMWASGTGAEMMKRIAAPMIGGIVTSFLLELLVYPPIYELEVAWGNEKGRGQVRGGLRAEEKEAGEGQRGGRWPSRWSCGVTRTSNKFLISEPDFGFPDQGG from the coding sequence GTGGCGGAGGCGGCTCCGCTTTTACGGGAGAAGATCAAGCTGCCGCCGGGCTATGCCATCTCCTGGAGCGGCCAGTATGAGGCGGGCAGGCGGGTAAAGGAGCGTCTGCTCCTCGCCGTCCCCCTGACCCTGCTCCTCATCCTGTTCTTGCTGTATCTCAACACCCGCTCGCTTACCAAGACCATGATTGTGCTCCTGGCGGTGCCCTTCTCCGCCATCGGCGCCATCTGGCTTTTGTATCTGCTGGGCTACAACCTGAGCGTGACGGTGTGGGTGGGCCTGATCGCCCTTCTGGGGGTGGATGCGGAAACCGGCATCTTCATGCTCCTGTACCTGGACCTGGCCTACGCCCAGGCCAAGCGGGAGGGCCGCCTCACCGGCCGCACGGCGCTCCGGGACGTCATCCTGGAGGGCGCGGCCCGGCGCCTCCGGCCCAAGTTCATGACCGCGGCCACCCTGCTTTTAGGCCTCATCCCCGTCATGTGGGCCAGCGGCACCGGCGCGGAGATGATGAAGCGCATCGCTGCGCCCATGATCGGAGGGATCGTCACCTCCTTCCTGTTGGAACTTCTGGTTTATCCCCCCATCTACGAGCTGGAAGTGGCATGGGGAAATGAAAAAGGCAGGGGTCAGGTAAGGGGCGGCCTAAGAGCAGAAGAAAAAGAGGCCGGGGAGGGGCAAAGGGGAGGACGCTGGCCTTCCAGGTGGTCCTGTGGCGTGACCCGGACCTCAAATAAATTTCTGATCTCTGAGCCGGATTTCGGCTTCCCGGATCAAGGAGGGTGA
- a CDS encoding efflux RND transporter periplasmic adaptor subunit: MSPWPPWGAGIINEVQIYLSTLGQIDRAPTGDRQLFVNYQVRVRKAEEALLNLGMSPRQIRELAATRRYAQEVELAAPATSFVLTRNISPLQRVSRGDELYRLADLSRVWLVTDLTEQELPFLRPGLTVQARAFRGNLAVEATMAEVPPEFDAGSRTFRARLEADNPGYALRPGMFLEVELPLNLPETLHVPVDAVLDTGRTRRVFVDRGHGYFEPRRVTTGWRYGDRVEITQGLAPGERIVASGNFLVDSESRMKLAAAGFLGEVARDPVSGVAVDEAKAKAAGLVSQFQGRTFYFHSEDAKRLFERHPERYAEGEAHLSGTGAPPPAASAALPCPVCGQVVDRAQAQVRGWVGDFQGRTYYFCRYPCNREFDRQPERYALTGDPSSVPGAAPAAEALLIVRDPVCGLEVNREEAQARRLKRTYRGRDYHFCREWCARRFDAAPERYAPAASPPAATEPEPPAPMPTTTPAAPPAPPQSTPAPPAIDPVCGMPADTTGEEVLSTSDGGQVDYFCSDRCKEQFDLEPQRLCLYRPRRSGPRRLCGGGGSAFTGEDQAAAGLCHLLERPV; the protein is encoded by the coding sequence ATGAGCCCCTGGCCACCCTGGGGAGCCGGGATCATCAATGAAGTGCAGATCTACCTCTCCACCCTGGGGCAGATCGATCGCGCCCCCACGGGGGACCGGCAGCTCTTTGTCAACTATCAGGTGCGGGTGCGCAAGGCGGAGGAGGCCCTCCTCAACCTGGGCATGAGCCCCCGGCAGATCCGGGAGCTGGCCGCCACCCGCCGCTATGCCCAGGAGGTGGAGCTGGCGGCGCCGGCCACGAGCTTCGTCCTGACCCGCAATATTTCGCCCCTGCAGCGGGTCTCCCGGGGCGATGAGCTCTACCGCCTGGCAGATTTGAGCCGGGTGTGGCTGGTCACTGATCTCACCGAGCAGGAGCTCCCCTTCCTGCGCCCCGGCCTGACGGTCCAAGCCCGGGCCTTTCGGGGCAACCTGGCGGTGGAGGCCACGATGGCGGAGGTGCCCCCGGAGTTCGATGCCGGCAGCCGCACCTTCCGGGCCCGCCTGGAGGCGGACAACCCCGGTTATGCCTTGCGCCCCGGCATGTTCCTGGAGGTGGAGCTCCCCCTGAATCTCCCGGAGACCCTCCACGTGCCGGTGGACGCGGTCCTGGACACCGGCCGCACCCGGCGGGTCTTTGTGGATCGGGGCCACGGCTACTTCGAGCCCCGGCGGGTGACCACCGGCTGGCGTTACGGCGACCGGGTGGAGATCACCCAGGGGCTTGCCCCCGGCGAGCGCATCGTGGCCTCCGGGAATTTCCTGGTGGACTCCGAAAGCCGTATGAAGCTCGCGGCCGCAGGCTTCCTGGGGGAGGTGGCCCGGGATCCGGTGAGCGGTGTGGCGGTGGATGAGGCGAAGGCCAAGGCCGCGGGCCTGGTGAGCCAGTTTCAGGGGCGGACCTTTTACTTCCACTCCGAGGACGCCAAGCGCCTCTTTGAGCGGCACCCGGAACGCTATGCGGAGGGGGAGGCGCATCTCTCAGGCACTGGGGCTCCCCCGCCGGCCGCGTCCGCCGCCTTGCCCTGTCCGGTCTGCGGTCAGGTGGTGGATCGAGCCCAGGCGCAGGTCCGGGGGTGGGTCGGTGACTTTCAGGGCCGAACCTACTATTTCTGCCGCTACCCCTGCAACCGGGAATTCGATCGCCAACCGGAGCGGTATGCGCTCACGGGGGACCCCTCGTCCGTCCCCGGCGCCGCTCCGGCAGCAGAGGCGCTCCTCATCGTCCGGGACCCGGTGTGCGGCCTGGAGGTGAACCGGGAGGAGGCCCAGGCCCGGAGGCTCAAGCGCACCTACCGGGGCCGGGACTACCATTTCTGCCGGGAATGGTGCGCCCGGCGCTTCGATGCGGCACCGGAGCGCTATGCGCCGGCGGCAAGCCCGCCTGCGGCCACAGAGCCGGAGCCGCCGGCGCCGATGCCCACCACCACGCCGGCTGCTCCACCAGCCCCGCCGCAGTCCACCCCCGCCCCCCCTGCCATTGACCCGGTCTGCGGCATGCCCGCCGACACCACCGGGGAGGAGGTGCTTTCCACCTCGGATGGCGGCCAGGTTGATTATTTCTGCAGCGACCGCTGCAAGGAGCAGTTTGACCTGGAGCCGCAACGGCTATGTCTATATCGACCTCGCCGGTCGGGACCCCGACGGCTATGTGGCGGAGGCGGCTCCGCTTTTACGGGAGAAGATCAAGCTGCCGCCGGGCTATGCCATCTCCTGGAGCGGCCAGTATGA